One window of the Paenibacillus beijingensis genome contains the following:
- a CDS encoding heterodisulfide reductase-related iron-sulfur binding cluster, whose protein sequence is MNQVAAESDSGPVRITYQDSYHLRYVMHASDAPRRLMRRISGVEFIEMKEADRCCGSAGMYNLTQPEMVGQILEHKMEHARSTIW, encoded by the coding sequence GTGAATCAAGTGGCAGCTGAATCCGATAGCGGACCTGTCCGCATTACTTATCAGGATTCGTACCATCTCCGCTACGTCATGCATGCTTCCGATGCTCCGCGCCGTCTGATGCGCAGAATTAGCGGCGTGGAATTTATCGAGATGAAGGAGGCGGATCGCTGCTGCGGTTCCGCGGGAATGTACAATTTGACGCAGCCGGAAATGGTCGGGCAAATACTTGAGCATAAGATGGAGCATGCCCGATCGACCATTTGGTAG
- a CDS encoding alpha-mannosidase: MGKVVHVISHTHWDREWYMPYEKHHVRLIALVDELLDVLERDPEFRSFHLDGQTIMLDDYLQVRPERKEELERYIREGRIRIGPWYILQDEFLTSAEANVRNLLVGRQDAKPYGRWTKIGYFPDSFGNIGQAPQLVAQAGMEAAVFGRGVKPTGFNNSVQQSDSYESPYSEMIWESPDGTRVLGILFANWYHNGMEIPVQDEEAARYWKERIAAAEQYASTPHLLLMNGCDHQPVQTDVSEALATARRLYPDTEFVHSNFEDYVRHVQSQLPDTLNVINGELRSLRSDGWYTLVNTASSHVDLKQRNATGQTLLEKVAEPIAAFASMQGEAYPHHLFTYAWKTLMQNHPHDSICCCSVDEVHMEMITRFEKSRQVTEAIIDEHAEKLAARVNTSCFARYEKALPFVAFNTSGWPKQSRITVDLEVERALLSAGKAAELIEKLSSLPLSSGCVVTETGEALEASTEDLGVRFAYKLPNDRFREPYYARIIRVSFMSDPIPALGYCTYAWVPEVKSAETAATSLVTSPHSMENEWLSVRIEDNGTLTLHDKHSQQTYTGLGWFEDTGDNGNEYVYVKPQGEAALTTKRLEMSSCELVEESCGSATFEIVHQWKIPSEANPLLQNEIEAMVPIMERKAKRSHTTVPLIIRTRVTLERGARLLKLSVSFNNKAKDHRLRICFPTSIIADTHYAESVFEIAERNNEPYPEWVNPSYCHHQQTFAGIDSDTAGFMVSSEGLHEYEVLRDGQNTIAVTLLRSVGELGDWGVFPTPDSQCLDWHSATLTIIPYSGRLSRIDAASEAYRQSIPLVVRQTEVHSRELPPTHSWFHWEGEGMLLTTVKASAETGDLVARWFNASRRHTVLAIDSPAPGDGVWYKSNIMEERLQQLDHTAGNPIHIPVRPAEIVTLVYAQPK, encoded by the coding sequence ATGGGCAAGGTTGTGCATGTCATTTCCCACACGCATTGGGATCGTGAATGGTATATGCCGTATGAAAAACATCATGTGCGATTGATTGCATTGGTCGATGAACTGCTCGATGTTCTGGAACGGGATCCAGAATTCCGCAGCTTTCATCTGGATGGTCAGACGATTATGTTGGACGATTATTTGCAGGTTCGACCCGAGCGAAAGGAGGAGCTTGAGCGGTATATTCGCGAAGGTCGGATTCGTATCGGTCCCTGGTACATTTTGCAGGATGAGTTTTTGACCAGCGCGGAAGCGAATGTGCGCAACCTTCTGGTCGGCCGGCAGGATGCAAAGCCTTACGGCAGATGGACGAAGATCGGTTACTTTCCCGATTCCTTCGGCAATATCGGTCAAGCGCCGCAATTAGTCGCGCAGGCGGGCATGGAGGCGGCGGTATTCGGACGAGGTGTGAAGCCGACGGGATTCAACAACAGTGTGCAGCAATCGGACAGCTATGAATCGCCGTATTCGGAGATGATCTGGGAGTCCCCTGACGGTACAAGGGTTCTCGGCATACTGTTTGCGAATTGGTACCATAACGGGATGGAAATTCCGGTACAGGACGAAGAGGCCGCGCGTTATTGGAAAGAACGGATAGCGGCAGCCGAGCAATATGCATCGACGCCGCATTTGCTGCTGATGAACGGCTGCGACCATCAGCCTGTTCAGACCGATGTGTCTGAAGCGCTGGCGACGGCTCGCCGGCTTTACCCGGATACCGAATTCGTTCATTCCAACTTTGAAGACTATGTCCGGCATGTCCAATCACAGTTACCCGATACGCTCAACGTCATCAACGGGGAGCTGCGCAGCTTGAGAAGCGACGGCTGGTATACGTTAGTCAACACAGCTTCAAGCCATGTTGACCTGAAGCAGCGTAATGCAACCGGCCAGACCTTGCTGGAGAAGGTCGCGGAGCCGATCGCCGCCTTTGCTTCCATGCAGGGAGAAGCTTACCCGCATCATTTGTTTACGTATGCCTGGAAGACACTCATGCAGAATCATCCGCATGACAGTATTTGCTGCTGCAGCGTCGATGAGGTCCACATGGAGATGATTACCCGGTTCGAGAAGAGCCGTCAGGTGACCGAAGCCATCATTGATGAGCATGCGGAGAAATTGGCTGCACGTGTGAATACCTCCTGCTTTGCCCGCTATGAGAAAGCGCTGCCGTTTGTTGCTTTTAATACGTCGGGGTGGCCCAAGCAAAGCAGAATCACGGTTGATCTTGAAGTGGAGCGTGCGCTCCTTTCTGCAGGAAAAGCGGCCGAATTGATCGAGAAGCTTTCCAGCCTGCCGTTAAGCTCAGGATGCGTCGTAACCGAAACAGGTGAAGCGCTGGAAGCGTCGACGGAGGATCTTGGAGTCCGCTTTGCTTACAAGCTGCCGAACGATCGTTTCCGGGAGCCCTATTACGCGCGAATTATCCGTGTGTCGTTTATGTCCGACCCAATACCGGCACTTGGGTATTGCACGTACGCATGGGTGCCGGAAGTGAAATCTGCGGAAACCGCTGCCACATCGCTTGTTACAAGCCCGCATTCCATGGAAAATGAATGGTTGAGCGTCAGAATAGAGGACAATGGAACGCTGACTCTCCATGACAAGCATTCGCAGCAGACCTATACGGGGCTCGGCTGGTTTGAGGATACGGGCGATAACGGCAATGAATATGTTTATGTCAAGCCGCAAGGAGAAGCTGCTCTTACAACGAAGAGACTTGAGATGTCTTCCTGCGAATTAGTCGAGGAAAGCTGCGGATCGGCAACCTTCGAAATCGTTCATCAGTGGAAAATTCCCAGCGAAGCGAATCCGTTGCTTCAGAACGAAATCGAAGCCATGGTACCCATAATGGAACGGAAAGCGAAGCGAAGCCATACGACCGTTCCGCTAATTATTCGCACGAGAGTGACGCTGGAGAGAGGAGCGAGGCTGCTGAAGCTATCCGTCAGCTTCAATAATAAGGCGAAGGATCATCGGCTGCGTATTTGTTTCCCGACATCGATCATCGCCGATACCCATTATGCCGAATCCGTATTCGAAATTGCGGAACGGAACAATGAACCCTACCCGGAATGGGTCAATCCCAGTTATTGCCATCATCAGCAAACGTTCGCCGGAATCGATTCGGATACAGCCGGCTTTATGGTTTCATCCGAAGGTTTGCACGAATACGAAGTATTGCGCGACGGCCAAAATACGATCGCCGTCACGCTATTGCGGTCCGTTGGCGAATTGGGGGATTGGGGCGTGTTTCCGACGCCGGATTCCCAATGTTTGGACTGGCATTCGGCAACATTAACCATCATTCCGTATTCCGGCCGCTTAAGCCGAATCGACGCGGCATCCGAAGCGTATCGGCAAAGCATTCCTCTCGTCGTTCGACAAACCGAAGTTCATTCCCGGGAGCTTCCGCCGACTCATTCCTGGTTTCATTGGGAAGGGGAAGGCATGCTGCTGACAACTGTAAAAGCAAGCGCGGAAACGGGCGATCTGGTTGCCCGTTGGTTCAATGCTTCACGCCGGCATACGGTATTGGCGATCGATTCACCTGCACCCGGAGACGGGGTTTGGTACAAAAGCAATATTATGGAGGAACGTCTGCAGCAATTGGATCATACGGCCGGCAACCCGATTCATATTCCGGTTCGTCCTGCCGAGATCGTGACCCTGGTTTATGCACAACCGAAGTGA
- a CDS encoding GntR family transcriptional regulator, giving the protein MSSKLDSIKLNIENYIRDNRIRPGDKLPSETSLAQHFHVSRTTVRGAIRKLQSEGKLFVKHGSGTYITRPLPTIPSSLDRLYSIGDMIRTAGLQEDEQLEYIVTQLCPPEIAERMGLKQGEEIVVLERTRMADGEAVAHSINYMPQAIAGAIIENGSFSGSLFNHLEEKAGIRIVGSNSELTVPPPSDPICKRLLQQPQSTVLLLKQLHYDEINRQVLYSLDYVRSDIFTFWIKRTR; this is encoded by the coding sequence GTGTCATCTAAACTGGACTCCATCAAATTGAACATCGAAAATTATATTCGAGACAACCGTATCCGTCCCGGGGACAAGCTCCCTTCCGAAACTTCTTTGGCCCAGCATTTTCATGTGAGCCGCACGACGGTTCGGGGAGCGATACGCAAGCTGCAATCCGAAGGCAAGCTGTTCGTCAAGCATGGCAGCGGCACGTATATCACGCGCCCGCTGCCAACGATTCCGAGCTCGCTGGACCGGTTGTACAGCATCGGCGATATGATCCGGACGGCCGGTCTTCAGGAGGACGAACAGCTCGAATATATCGTCACGCAGTTATGCCCGCCCGAAATCGCGGAGCGGATGGGGCTGAAACAGGGCGAGGAGATCGTGGTGCTGGAGCGGACGCGCATGGCAGACGGCGAAGCGGTTGCGCATTCCATCAATTACATGCCGCAAGCAATCGCCGGCGCGATTATCGAGAACGGATCATTCTCGGGCTCGCTGTTCAACCATTTGGAGGAAAAAGCCGGTATCCGCATCGTAGGCTCGAATTCCGAGCTGACCGTGCCGCCCCCTTCCGATCCGATCTGCAAACGGCTGCTGCAGCAGCCTCAATCGACCGTGCTGCTGCTGAAGCAGCTTCATTACGATGAAATAAACCGGCAGGTGCTTTATTCGCTTGACTATGTCCGCAGCGATATTTTCACCTTCTGGATTAAGCGTACGCGGTGA
- a CDS encoding D-2-hydroxyacid dehydrogenase — protein sequence MRTLVCMFGLSEEQKEAVRKTVPDWKVVFGRPKELDDALFWEAEVVCGWSPAVEAEGLKPESKLRWLQSYSAGVDKMPLEKLAQKGVLLTTASGIHGVPMSELTIGFMLSFARGLHTAVRNQSKHNWEPQSQYGELKDKTAGIIGAGEIGTELGRLLKAFGMKTLGVRRSDKPAEYMDETFTIDRLNDVLPQCDYVVNILPYTRETEKLFNEERFALMKRSAYFINIGRGPSADTETLVTALREGVIAGAGLDVTDPEPLPKEHPLWEMDNVIITPHIGGNSDRYAERAGEILLENLKAYAATGRPARNVVDYEREY from the coding sequence ATGCGTACGTTAGTGTGCATGTTCGGTTTATCGGAGGAACAAAAGGAAGCCGTACGGAAGACGGTTCCGGACTGGAAAGTGGTGTTCGGGCGCCCCAAGGAGCTGGACGACGCGCTGTTCTGGGAAGCCGAAGTCGTATGCGGCTGGAGTCCGGCCGTTGAAGCGGAGGGGTTAAAGCCGGAGTCGAAGCTTCGCTGGCTGCAGTCGTACTCGGCCGGCGTCGATAAAATGCCGCTGGAGAAGCTGGCGCAAAAAGGCGTGCTGCTCACGACGGCAAGCGGCATTCACGGCGTTCCGATGTCGGAGCTAACGATCGGGTTCATGCTCTCGTTTGCCCGCGGCCTGCATACTGCCGTCCGCAACCAAAGCAAGCACAACTGGGAGCCTCAGTCCCAATACGGGGAACTGAAGGACAAGACGGCCGGCATTATCGGGGCGGGCGAAATCGGCACGGAGCTGGGCCGTCTCCTCAAGGCGTTCGGCATGAAGACGCTTGGCGTACGCCGTTCGGACAAGCCCGCCGAATATATGGACGAGACGTTCACGATCGACCGTTTGAATGACGTGCTGCCGCAGTGCGATTACGTTGTGAACATTCTTCCTTACACACGCGAAACGGAAAAGCTGTTTAACGAGGAACGCTTCGCGCTAATGAAACGGAGCGCCTATTTTATTAATATTGGACGAGGGCCTTCGGCCGATACGGAAACGCTCGTAACGGCGCTGCGCGAAGGCGTCATCGCCGGCGCCGGCCTTGACGTTACCGATCCCGAGCCGCTGCCCAAGGAGCATCCCCTGTGGGAGATGGATAATGTAATCATCACGCCGCATATCGGCGGCAATTCGGACCGGTATGCCGAGCGGGCGGGGGAAATTTTGCTGGAGAACCTGAAGGCATACGCAGCTACGGGCCGGCCGGCGCGCAACGTGGTGGATTACGAACGGGAATACTAG
- a CDS encoding DNA alkylation repair protein — MNFEMVMQELETLGKERTKKIYVSNGAHEPLFGVATGEMKPIAKNIKKNQPLAEQLYNTGNYDAMYFAGVIADPKTMTDADFERWIDAAYFYMLSDYVVAVTLAETDIAQEVADKWIASSEELRMSAGWSCYCWLLGNRPDGEFSESKLTNMLEIVENTIHDSPERAKYAMNNFIYTVGVSYLPLHDKAVETAKAVGPVEVKRDKTKSKFLLASENIQKAVDKGQLGFKRKYVRC; from the coding sequence ATGAATTTCGAAATGGTTATGCAGGAGCTTGAAACTCTCGGCAAGGAACGAACTAAGAAAATTTACGTTTCCAATGGCGCGCACGAACCGCTCTTTGGTGTGGCTACAGGCGAAATGAAGCCCATCGCTAAGAATATTAAAAAAAATCAACCTTTGGCTGAGCAGCTTTACAACACGGGGAATTATGACGCAATGTACTTTGCCGGCGTAATTGCAGATCCAAAAACAATGACTGATGCGGATTTTGAGCGTTGGATAGATGCCGCTTATTTTTATATGCTGTCAGATTATGTAGTGGCAGTAACCTTGGCAGAAACAGATATTGCGCAAGAAGTTGCTGATAAATGGATCGCAAGCAGCGAAGAGCTGAGAATGTCAGCGGGCTGGAGTTGTTACTGCTGGCTTTTGGGAAATCGACCGGACGGAGAATTTTCCGAAAGCAAACTTACCAATATGCTTGAAATTGTAGAAAATACGATTCATGATTCTCCCGAAAGAGCTAAATACGCTATGAATAATTTCATTTACACAGTGGGGGTATCCTATTTGCCTCTCCATGATAAGGCGGTCGAGACCGCAAAGGCAGTAGGTCCAGTAGAAGTCAAACGGGATAAGACAAAAAGCAAGTTTCTACTCGCTTCCGAAAACATTCAAAAGGCAGTAGATAAAGGACAACTTGGTTTCAAACGTAAATATGTAAGGTGTTAA
- a CDS encoding glycoside hydrolase family 38 C-terminal domain-containing protein — MKKVHLVGNAHLDPVWLWEWEEGAAEAISTFRIAADFCESHDAFVFNHNEVTLYKWVEEYEPSLFERIRKLVQAGKWHIMGGWFLQPDCNMPSGESFVRQILTGYRYFSQKFGVEPKTAINFDPFGHTRGLVQILSKSGFDSYIFCRPFPEDISLPAENFVWVGYDGSEIMAHRSFDMYMSHRGMARDKVERFLTAEAYQTLNTGLVLWGIGNHGGGPSRLDLERLNELIADQRKLGVEVLHSTPEAYFAELNKDILPRHAGDLNSWAPGCYTSQIRLKQKHRLLENEYYMTEKMCSAAAVQSLMQYPSDELYEALCDLMNAEFHDILPGSSIQPVEETSIRLMDHGLEILSRIKARAFFALAAGQRQAEEGNIPVFVYNPHPYEVEGIVECEFQLADQNRKGGFYFPFVYQEGERIPCQVEKELSNHWIDWRKRSVFRAQLKPGQMNRFDCRMVLLEEKPKSGLKEVGGYYTVTTGDLEVSINASTGWMDRFVVNGCNYVGSSACCALVMRDNDDPWGMTVKKFAEEIGEFSLMNAEEGTEYSGVTAGTLSSVRVIEDGEVRTVIEALFRYGNSFLCQTYKIPKKGTEVEVQLRVQWNEKSKFLKWSLPTTLHESTYKGQVAYGVETFPADRTEVAAQKWTGVFDASDERAFTCVNDGVYGSDCERGHIRVSLLRSPSYSGHPCEDRPGEDLPITKQDRFTPRIDQGERIFTFWLNAGAAADRAQSIDREALAHNEKPFALSFFPSGAGLAPMPLAELSDASVLLTAFKRSEEHADEYVIRLFNPTDKERNTVLALPFVCVEKDVLLKPYEIRTLVCNIAYGIIKEADLKERTIPD; from the coding sequence ATGAAAAAAGTCCATTTGGTAGGCAATGCGCACTTGGATCCGGTCTGGTTATGGGAATGGGAAGAAGGGGCGGCGGAAGCGATCTCCACGTTCCGAATTGCCGCGGATTTCTGCGAGTCTCATGACGCATTCGTATTTAACCATAACGAAGTCACGCTATATAAATGGGTGGAAGAATATGAACCAAGCCTGTTCGAACGAATCCGAAAGCTGGTGCAAGCCGGAAAATGGCACATTATGGGCGGGTGGTTTCTGCAGCCGGATTGCAACATGCCGAGCGGGGAATCGTTTGTCCGGCAAATTTTGACCGGATACCGGTATTTTAGCCAGAAATTCGGCGTTGAGCCCAAGACGGCGATTAACTTCGACCCTTTCGGGCATACGCGGGGACTGGTTCAGATTTTAAGCAAATCCGGCTTCGATTCCTATATATTCTGCAGGCCCTTTCCCGAGGATATTTCCCTGCCTGCGGAAAATTTCGTCTGGGTCGGTTACGATGGCTCGGAAATTATGGCGCATCGCAGCTTTGACATGTACATGTCCCATCGAGGAATGGCGCGGGATAAGGTTGAGCGGTTTCTGACGGCGGAAGCGTATCAGACGCTAAACACAGGTCTCGTCCTATGGGGGATCGGCAACCATGGGGGCGGACCGTCCAGGCTCGACCTGGAACGGCTGAACGAATTGATCGCGGATCAGCGCAAGCTCGGTGTAGAAGTGCTCCATTCGACTCCGGAGGCCTATTTTGCCGAACTGAACAAGGACATTCTGCCCCGCCATGCAGGTGACTTGAACTCGTGGGCTCCAGGCTGCTATACATCCCAGATACGCCTGAAGCAGAAGCACCGCCTGCTGGAGAACGAATACTACATGACCGAAAAGATGTGTTCCGCCGCAGCCGTGCAAAGTCTGATGCAGTATCCGTCCGATGAGCTTTACGAGGCGCTTTGCGATCTGATGAACGCGGAATTCCACGATATTTTGCCGGGCAGTTCGATTCAACCGGTGGAGGAAACGTCCATTCGCCTCATGGATCACGGACTGGAGATTTTGTCGCGGATCAAAGCGCGGGCGTTCTTCGCTTTGGCCGCCGGTCAGCGGCAGGCGGAAGAGGGGAACATTCCGGTATTCGTCTATAATCCTCATCCGTATGAAGTGGAAGGCATCGTGGAATGCGAGTTTCAATTGGCCGATCAGAACCGCAAGGGCGGTTTTTATTTTCCCTTCGTCTACCAGGAGGGGGAGCGGATCCCATGCCAGGTGGAGAAGGAGCTCAGCAACCACTGGATCGATTGGCGCAAACGTTCCGTATTCCGGGCACAGCTGAAGCCGGGACAAATGAACCGTTTCGATTGCCGGATGGTGCTGCTGGAGGAAAAGCCGAAATCGGGACTGAAAGAAGTCGGCGGCTATTATACGGTGACGACAGGCGATCTCGAGGTATCCATCAATGCTTCGACCGGATGGATGGACCGATTCGTGGTGAACGGCTGCAACTATGTGGGAAGCAGCGCCTGCTGCGCGCTGGTGATGCGGGACAACGACGACCCGTGGGGCATGACGGTCAAGAAATTCGCCGAGGAGATCGGGGAATTCAGCCTGATGAACGCGGAAGAGGGAACGGAATATTCCGGCGTGACCGCAGGCACGCTCTCATCGGTCAGGGTAATCGAAGACGGAGAAGTCCGTACCGTCATTGAAGCGCTTTTCCGTTACGGAAATTCATTTCTTTGCCAAACCTACAAAATCCCGAAAAAAGGGACCGAGGTCGAAGTTCAGCTCAGGGTGCAGTGGAATGAGAAATCGAAGTTTCTGAAGTGGTCTTTGCCGACCACGCTTCATGAAAGCACGTACAAGGGGCAGGTCGCTTACGGCGTGGAAACGTTTCCGGCCGACCGGACCGAAGTCGCAGCCCAGAAGTGGACGGGCGTGTTCGACGCTTCGGACGAACGAGCGTTCACGTGCGTGAACGACGGGGTTTACGGATCCGATTGCGAGAGGGGTCACATTCGCGTGTCGCTGCTCCGTTCGCCTTCCTATTCGGGGCATCCGTGCGAAGACAGGCCGGGCGAAGATTTGCCGATCACGAAGCAGGACCGGTTCACTCCGAGAATCGACCAGGGGGAACGCATCTTTACGTTTTGGCTCAATGCCGGAGCTGCGGCCGACAGGGCGCAGTCGATCGATCGGGAGGCGCTGGCGCATAACGAAAAGCCGTTTGCGCTGTCCTTCTTTCCATCCGGAGCGGGTCTGGCGCCCATGCCGCTGGCCGAATTGTCGGATGCATCGGTACTGCTTACGGCGTTTAAGCGGTCGGAAGAGCATGCGGATGAATATGTGATCCGTTTGTTCAATCCAACGGACAAGGAGCGGAACACCGTTTTGGCGCTCCCATTCGTTTGTGTCGAAAAAGATGTTCTGCTGAAACCGTACGAAATTCGGACCTTAGTTTGCAATATTGCATACGGTATCATCAAGGAAGCAGATCTGAAAGAGAGAACTATTCCGGATTGA